GGCGGCGGCCAGCGAGGCCGACCGGCCGGACAGCCCGTCCGCCCCGTGCACCGCCGAGGTCCGGCTCTGCGCGTGCACCAGCGGGCGTTCGGCACCGGCGGCGACCGGCACGTCGGCGCGGCCGAACAGGTTCAGCAGGCGGCGGGCGTTCTCCGTGGTCGAATCCAGCGGCACGTTGCCGAACACCGTGGTCACGCCGATCAGCTCGATCTCGCGGCTGCGCGCGGCCAGCGCCAGCGCGAAGGCGTCGTCGACCCCGGGATCGGTGTCGATGATCAGTTTCGTGCCCAACTGCCGCTCCCTGGTCTGTCACCCGCCGATGGCTACAGGTTACGGTCAGCCCCATGACATCCATGTGGGGTTCCCCGGTGGTGGCCAGGGCGAAGGCGTGGCGGCGCGCGCGGCGCGACCCGCGGCAGGCCCGGTTCCTCACCGCCGACTCGCTGCGCTGGGTGCTGCGCAACCGCGCCTACACCCCCTGGTACCTGGTCCGGTACTGGCGGCTGCTCAAGTTCCGCCTGCTCAACCCGCACATCATCCTGCGCGGCATGGTGTTCCTCGGCAAGGACGTGGAGATCCACTGCCGTCCCGGTTACGGGCGGCTGGAGATCGGCCGCTGGGTGCACATCGGCGACGGCAACGCGATCCGCTGCCACGAGGGTTCGCTGCGCATCGGCGACAAGGCCGTGTTCGGCAGGCAGAACGTGGTCAACGGTTATCTCGACATCGAGCTCGGCGCGGCCACCCTGGTCGCCGACTGGGTCTACATCTGCGACTTCGACCACGTGACCACCGACATCACGCTGCCGATCAAGGACCAGGGCATCGTGAAGTCCCCGGTGCGGATCGGACCGGACACCTGGATCGGCACCAAGGTCTCGGTGCTCAAGGGCACCCGCGTCGGCCGGGGCTGCGTGCTCGGCGCGCACGCCGTGGTCCGCGGTGACATCCCGGACTACGCGATCGCGGTCGGCTCACCGGCCCGCGTGGTGCGCGACCGCCGCGCCGACTACGAGGCCGACGCCGAACGCCGCGAAGCCGTGCGAGACATGGCCCGAAAGGCGGACAAGGCCCTGGAGAAGACGCTGCGCGACCTGACCTCGAACTAGGCACTTCGAGCCGGGCGGCAAACCGGACGAACGGAGGATTCCGTTCGTTGCTGTAACTAACTAGCATCGAGCCTCACCCCGAAGTGGAGGAGCAGCTCGTGCGCGTACGCAGACGTTCGGCCTTCGCGTTAGTCACCCTGTCCAGCATCGCCCTGCTCGGCACCGCCGCCCCGGCGGTCGCCGCGCCCGACGACGGCATCTACACCGCGGCTGCCCAGTGCAGCGAAACGCCGCGCGAGCTGCCGATCAACCAGTTCACCGACCACCGCGAGCTCGGCATCGAGCTCGACCGGATCGAGCGCGCCAGCGGCGGCAAGGTGGAGGTCGACCAGCTCGGCCGGAGCAACCGCGGCCGCGAGATCTACTCGGCGCGCGTCGGCACCGGGCCCAAGGCCGTGCTGCTGACCAGCGAGATCCACGGCAACGAGAAGACCGGCACGGACGCCATCCTCAACCTGCTGGACTTCGTCGGCACCAGCGATTCGGCCAAGGCGAAGCGCTGGCGCAGCGAGCTGACCATCGTCGCCATTCCGAAGATGAACCCGGACGGCGCCGAACTCGACCGCCGCGGCAACGACATGTCCTGGCAGGAGGTCACCGCGCGCCACCCGCAGCTGCGGGGCGTCCAGCCCGCGTGGAACTACTACACCGGCTCGCTGCAGGGCGACGACTACTCGCAGCGGCCGGGGTTCGACATCAACCGCGACTACAACCCCGACCTGAACTACGTGCCGCGCAAGGAGGACTTCCCCGGCACCTCGGCGCAGACCGGCTGGTACCTCT
The genomic region above belongs to Amycolatopsis sp. YIM 10 and contains:
- a CDS encoding acyltransferase, giving the protein MTSMWGSPVVARAKAWRRARRDPRQARFLTADSLRWVLRNRAYTPWYLVRYWRLLKFRLLNPHIILRGMVFLGKDVEIHCRPGYGRLEIGRWVHIGDGNAIRCHEGSLRIGDKAVFGRQNVVNGYLDIELGAATLVADWVYICDFDHVTTDITLPIKDQGIVKSPVRIGPDTWIGTKVSVLKGTRVGRGCVLGAHAVVRGDIPDYAIAVGSPARVVRDRRADYEADAERREAVRDMARKADKALEKTLRDLTSN
- a CDS encoding M14 family zinc carboxypeptidase encodes the protein MLGTAAPAVAAPDDGIYTAAAQCSETPRELPINQFTDHRELGIELDRIERASGGKVEVDQLGRSNRGREIYSARVGTGPKAVLLTSEIHGNEKTGTDAILNLLDFVGTSDSAKAKRWRSELTIVAIPKMNPDGAELDRRGNDMSWQEVTARHPQLRGVQPAWNYYTGSLQGDDYSQRPGFDINRDYNPDLNYVPRKEDFPGTSAQTGWYLSPETSIVRDVYRGLTAEFGKVDTYVDLHHQGACYVMPDDPDEFVTLSISGKFVDDPATTPGYEKYAPKYDLKYSKQLNVAVNNALQGAANNRPVFGNVTLYPQDTNLPGTGLGSFALNGSGTVLFEVRGQTQTLGQQHRAVLTKSVYIGLDGMLSSIASGHVRNLDPAEYDRIPPRGPNIGTAAAEADARLDD